One Paroedura picta isolate Pp20150507F chromosome 3, Ppicta_v3.0, whole genome shotgun sequence genomic window carries:
- the LOC143833562 gene encoding metalloproteinase inhibitor 1-like, which yields MKMESAKLCAFLAASFLLLTLLMDPTAACMCAQQTALEAYCNTPFFIRAQFLDATEIEERFERIYDIQVTKVVKGPRELKKYKRLYTASQSNLCGYIHPVPFTTDEYLIAVKKHPNGLSTSLCGFNVRWDHLSKADKLGFRKHFDSECRSLGYP from the exons ATGAAAATGGAGTCGGCTaagctgtgtgcatttctggcaGCCAGCTTTCTTCTCCTCACTTTGCTGATGGATCCCACTGCAGCCTGCATGTGCGCACAGCAGACGGCATTAGAGGCGTACTGCAACACTCCTTTCT TTATAAGGGCACAATTTCTGGATGCCACTGAAATCGAGGAAAGATTTGAGAGGATTTATGACATCCAAGTAACCAAG gtAGTAAAGGGCCCAAGAGAACTGAAAAAGTATAAACGCCTCTACACAGCATCACAGTCCAACCTGTGTGGATATATACACCCCGTCCCGTTCACCACTGATGAATATCTCATTGCAG TGAAAAAACATCCTAATGGCCTGTCTACCAGTCTCTGCGGCTTCAATGTGAGGTGGGATCATCTCTCCAAAGCAGACAAGTTAGGCTTCAGGAAACATTTCGACTCTGAATGCCGCAGCCTGGGCTATCCTTAA